From the Porites lutea chromosome 5, jaPorLute2.1, whole genome shotgun sequence genome, the window TCCTTTACGATCTTGTTTACTGCTTGCGAGGCAAGGACAGCGGCACACAACTCTAGGCGGGGGATGCTTGTGGTCTGAGCAGGTGCTACCTTTGATTGACCGAAGAGCAAGGCCGTGCAGACTTCTCCTCTATCGTTAAAGAGTCTTAGGTAAATTGAAGCTCCAATCGCGTCCTTGCTGGCGTCCGAAAAGGCGTGAATTTCTCTTCTTACGATTGTCCCGAAACCAGGTGGGTGGTAGCAGCAGGGTACTGAAACGTTCTCCAAATGaggaagcgaatttctccaacgTTGCCACTGCGACAATAGCGTGTCTGGTAGAGGGTCGTCCCATCCTAATGCTTTTTCCTCATTGTTTTTCTTCCCCAAAAGTACTAGCTGCTGAAGCAATAACTTCCCTTCAAGTAGGACTGGCACTGCGAGGCCTAGTGGATCATAAATTGAATTCACGACCGATAGTACTCCTCTTCGCGTGAATGGCTTTTCGGGAAGACAGACCTTGAACGTGAAGGTGTCTTCCTCAAGGTTCCAGTAGACTCCAAGAGAGCGTTGTGCGGGAAGGCTATCGTGCCGAAGATCTAGATCTCGTACTCCCTTTCCTCTGTCTTCGGCTGGGAACGCCTCCATGACTTCAACTGAGTTGGATACGACCTTATGAAGCTTTAGGTTAGCGGTGGCTAACACTTCTTGAGTCGCGGCGACAAGATCGATTGCTTCTTTGGTAGTGGGCCGTGATGCCAAGCCGTCGTCAACGTAGAAGTTACGATGCACAAATTCGGTTGCATTTTCTCCAAACTCCTCCTCGCCGTCAGCTGCGGTCTTTCTTAAACCAAACGAAGTAACTGCTGGGCTTGGTCCATTTCCAAAGAGGTGAACATTCATTCGGTACTCTATTATCCGTTTGCCGGGTGTATTGTCTTCGTACCAGAGAAAACGAAGGAAGTCTCTGTGCTCTGGATCAACGTGAAAGGAATGGAACATCTGCTCTATGTCACACATGACAGCTGTTGTCTCCCTCTGAAAGCGAAATAGAACTCCTAACAGGCTGTTCATGAGATCTGGACCCGATAACAGCTCTCCGTTCAGCGACACACCTTCGTATTCGGCTGAAGAGTCAAAGACCACTCTGATTTGAGTTGGTTTCTTCGGGTGGTAAACCCCAAAGTGCGGAAGGTACCACACCCGACCGGACTGGGGCTTAGTAATTTCTTCTATTGGTACCGGGGAGGCGTGGCCTTTTTCGATGATCTTCCCCATGAACTCCACGTAGTCCTTTGCCATCTGAGGCTTTCTTTTTAAGGTGCG encodes:
- the LOC140936674 gene encoding uncharacterized protein, whose amino-acid sequence is METGVHKNEQGNWEMPLPFRRKDLHLPNNRSQAVNRLNGLIRTLKRKPQMAKDYVEFMGKIIEKGHASPVPIEEITKPQSGRVWYLPHFGVYHPKKPTQIRVVFDSSAEYEGVSLNGELLSGPDLMNSLLGVLFRFQRETTAVMCDIEQMFHSFHVDPEHRDFLRFLWYEDNTPGKRIIEYRMNVHLFGNGPSPAVTSFGLRKTAADGEEEFGENATEFVHRNFYVDDGLASRPTTKEAIDLVAATQEVLATANLKLHKVVSNSVEVMEAFPAEDRGKGVRDLDLRHDSLPAQRSLGVYWNLEEDTFTFKVCLPEKPFTRRGVLSVVNSIYDPLGLAVPVLLEGKLLLQQLVLLGKKNNEEKALGWDDPLPDTLLSQWQRWRNSLPHLENVSVPCCYHPPGFGTIVRREIHAFSDASKDAIGASIYLRLFNDRGEVCTALLFGQSKVAPAQTTSIPRLELCAAVLASQAVNKIVKEIDMEINQITFYTDSKVVLGYIQNESRRFYVYVANRVQTIRKISSPKQWKYIDTSKNPADLSTRCLNAQSLKGSDWLTGPSFLRDPNRTAAEDEEDEIPSGSTKEHREPENANQQTPWSWSREVLTIFEPSFLATCNRKFDSSYQGVQTEKEQESGRD